From the Phorcysia thermohydrogeniphila genome, the window CCTTCTAAGGTCGGTGTGGGGGAGGACAACCAAGAACTCCTCTCCACCGTACCTAACGGCAATGTCACTCTTTCGGAGGTTTTTCCTGATTATCCCTGCTACAGTCCTCAGCACCTTATCGCCAAAGAGGTGGCCGTACTTATCGTTAATCTGCTTAAAGTTGTCTATGTCTATCATCAGGACGGAAAAGTGGTAACCGTACCTCTTTGACCTGTAGAACTCCTGCTGGACGAGTTCCTCTAAGAACTCGCGCCTGTAAAGGCCAGTTAAAACGTCCCTGTAGGCTCTAAAGCGGAGGTACTTTTCCCTCTCTTTAAGGGATATGAGCCACTCCTCCCTTCTGGCAATGAAGAAGAAAATATTTGCAACTTCCCTTAGGAACTCTTCATCCTCTTTAGAAACTTTTTCTGACAGGAAGAAAGCTATCTTTGTCTTTCCGTTGACAAAGACGACACAGTTCTCTCCTTCAAGGTTAAAGTTCCTAACGGTTTTTGGGAAGAATCCGTTTTCCTTAGAGAATACGTACACGCTCTCATCTGCAGAAATAGCTACAACGATGTCCTCCAGAGGAAAGATGGAGCTGAGATGACTGAAGGTTACCTTCAGAATTTCTGAGAGGAAAATCTCCTTTAAAGCGAGCTCCTTTAGTAAGGACAGGATGGAGCTCCTCTGAAGCTTCCTCTTGAAAACCTCAAGAACATCGGCCTCAAACATCTTACCGTAGTCAAAGTAAAGAAGGGCAGAAATGGCCTTTTCAACGAGTTCCTTTCCTTTTATTATTGAGCCGTGCTGTGGCGCAATAATCTCAAGGTCAAGTTCTTTCAACCTCTCTACAGTGTGAAGGACCACCTCTTTACAGGGCATGTATATCTCGTGGAAGCTCCTCACGCTCTCTATGTAGCTCTCATCCTTAGCAAAGAGGCTCCACTCCCCTTCAACCCATCCACCAAAGATGTCGCTTGAGAAGAGAACCTTAGTCTTTGGGTCGTAGGTTACGATGTTACCGGCGTAGTGCATGTAGGGGGTAAGGATAAACTGTAACTCCCTGTCACCAAGGGAAAGCTTAAAGCCGTGCTGGTCAACAAGGTAAAAGGGCGTTAAGAGGTTGTAGTGCTTTAAGAGGAAGTAGGTTCTCCAGTGGGTTACTATGTACCTTTCCTTTTCGGGGAGAACCTTTTCAAGCTCTGGAAGACAGGCAACGACATCGGGGTCCTGATGGTGGCAAACTATGTACTTAATGTCTTCAAGGTTAACCAAGTACTTTACTTTCCTTAGGGTCTCCTTGAAAGTTATCAGCGAGCCGGGGTCTATCAGAACAGACTCTTTACCGTTCCTTATTAGGTAGGTGTGACACTGGAATATATCGCTCTCTATGTAGTGTCCAACCCAAAAAGTCTCCTCGGCAATTTCAACTGGCTTTGAAAGGTCTACTTCCATCTCTAATCCCTGTGATAGGGGTTACCCTTTATTATCTGGTCTGCCCTGTAGATTTGCTCAAGGAGAACAACCCTTGCAATGTCGTGCTGGAGGGTGAACTTTGAGAGAGAAAGCAGGAAGTCGCTCTTCTCCTTTACCTCCTCAGAAAGCCCATCAGCACCACCTATAACGAAGGTTATAAAGGGGTGTTTCAGGAGAAAGAAGGCAAACTCGCGGGAAGTCATTTCTCTGCCACGTTCATCAAGGGCAACGGTAAAGCCCTTAGACTTTTCAAGGAGCTTCTTCCCTTCCTCTTCCTTCGTCCGCCCCTTTTTAACTTCATAGAGCTCTAAAAACCCTAACCTTGAGAGGTAGTAGTTCTGAGCCTCCTTAAGGTGAGGAGCTATCTTCCCAACAGCGACAAGCCTTATCTTCAAACCTCTGCTTCCTCCGAAACGAGCTCAGAGACCTCTACCCTCGGTGCATCCATCCAGAGGGACTCTAAGTTGTAGAGCTCCCTAAACTCCGGCCTGAATATGTGAATTATGACATCGCCGTAGTCCAGCAATATCCAGTTGGCGGTCTCATACCCTTCCATACTGAGAGGAAGAATCCCCGTTTCCTTTAATTTCTTCTTTATCTCGTCAGCTATAGTTCTTGCGTGGGTATCAGAACTTGCAGAAAGAACTACGAAGTAATCTGCAAGAGTAGTGAGCTCCCTAAGGTCAATAACAACAGGGTTCTCTGCCTTTTTGTCAAGGGCTGCTTTGAGAGCAGTTTTTAGCTTTCGTAGGGTGTCCAAAACCGTCCTCCTTATAGGGTTTCTTTTATTTTCCACCAAATAGAACGCTTTAGCGGATTTATAACAGGCTCAACGTTAAGTATCCTCTCTCCAAGCAAAATCCTCCTTGCTTTCACGCCGTAAGGGGAGTTTGGATATTTTTTCGCTACCTCTGAAAGTATCTTCTCTCCCACTTTTCTATTTTCCTCCGCTATCCTCTTCCAACTCTCAATATCCTTACCTATAAGCTCTATCCTGCTCTTAGCCACCCTCCTCTCTTCTGGATTATCGGAGTTTAGCCTCTCCTTTTCTTTTTCAAGCTGTCTCCTAAGTCTACCTATCTCCTCTTCTGCCTGAATGCTCGTAAAGTAGTAAGCTCTCCCGAGTAGGTACTTAAGTCTATCCATCGGCTCAACGTCGGAGTATTCCCTTAAAACTCTCTCATAGCGCCTAATAGAGGCCGTAAACTTGTGAACCATATCGTAAGTTCCGGCAATGTAGAGTTCGTGCTCGGCAAGGATTTTTCTGGCTATTTTTCTGTACTCCTTTGCTTTTGAGGCGCGACCATCCGTAGGATAACGCTTTAGAAACTCTTCAAAAATCTGGTAGGCCTTCTCAGTGAAAGTTTGGTCCCACTCAGGACCCTTTATCAGGTTAAGGTAGGAAACTCCAAGCCTGAAAAGGGCATCCTTGGCGAAGGGAGAGGCTGGGTAGAGCTCCAAGAACTCCTCGTACTGGATAGCCGCCTCTTCAAAGTTTCCATCGTTAAAGTAAGCATTTGCAAGAGCGAATTTCGTTCTTTCTTTCTCCTTGGGGGAGAGCTCCCCCTCAAGGGCCTTTTCCAAGTAGTTTGTAGCCTTTCCCCAGTCCTCTTCTTTAAGGGCTTCAAATCCTTTCTGGTATAGACCTTCCGTAGTTTGAGGAATCCTCTCGCACGAAAAAGCCAAAGCTAAAGCCAAGAAGAACATCCAATTTTTCAAGCTCATCCTCCGTTATCCCTTCACGACCATGAATTTCTCAACGTGGTAGTTCTCAACGGGAATTACCTTGATTTCGCGACCGAAAACCCTTTCAATCCTGTCAATTATATCTTTTTCATCAACTTTCAACTTTTCAACCACGGCAGGGTTGGCGTAGACCTTTATGACCTTACAGTTTCCATCCGCCTTAATGGAGGATATTATCTCCCTCTCTATCTCAAAGGCCACTGTCTCAACGGATTTAACTCTCCCCTTCCCTTCACAGTAAGGACAGGTCATCGTCAAGGTCTTACCCAAACTTTTCTTCACTCGCTTCCTCGTCATCTCAACAAGCCCAAGGTCTGACATGCTAACGATTTTCGTCTTCGCCCTGTCCTTAGAGAGCTCCTCCTCTAAGGTTTTAATTAGGAGCTCCTTGTTCTCTTCCTCCTTCATGTCTATGAAGTTTATTACGATGATTCCACCTATGTCCCGAAGTCTTAACTGCCTTGCTATCTCTTTCGCAGCTGCAAGGTTTATCTTTAAGGCCGTCTCCTCTAAGGTCTTTGTTTTCCTGAACTTGCCACTGTTAACGTCTATTGAGACCAAGGCTTCAGTTTCATCAATTACTAT encodes:
- a CDS encoding diguanylate cyclase: MEVDLSKPVEIAEETFWVGHYIESDIFQCHTYLIRNGKESVLIDPGSLITFKETLRKVKYLVNLEDIKYIVCHHQDPDVVACLPELEKVLPEKERYIVTHWRTYFLLKHYNLLTPFYLVDQHGFKLSLGDRELQFILTPYMHYAGNIVTYDPKTKVLFSSDIFGGWVEGEWSLFAKDESYIESVRSFHEIYMPCKEVVLHTVERLKELDLEIIAPQHGSIIKGKELVEKAISALLYFDYGKMFEADVLEVFKRKLQRSSILSLLKELALKEIFLSEILKVTFSHLSSIFPLEDIVVAISADESVYVFSKENGFFPKTVRNFNLEGENCVVFVNGKTKIAFFLSEKVSKEDEEFLREVANIFFFIARREEWLISLKEREKYLRFRAYRDVLTGLYRREFLEELVQQEFYRSKRYGYHFSVLMIDIDNFKQINDKYGHLFGDKVLRTVAGIIRKNLRKSDIAVRYGGEEFLVVLPHTDLRRAVVVAERIRKAIEEARIGKVKVTVSIGVADNSLVESFKDLVQRADAALYKAKRSGKNRVVIYSE
- a CDS encoding 23S rRNA (pseudouridine(1915)-N(3))-methyltransferase RlmH, producing the protein MKIRLVAVGKIAPHLKEAQNYYLSRLGFLELYEVKKGRTKEEEGKKLLEKSKGFTVALDERGREMTSREFAFFLLKHPFITFVIGGADGLSEEVKEKSDFLLSLSKFTLQHDIARVVLLEQIYRADQIIKGNPYHRD
- the rsfS gene encoding ribosome silencing factor, whose amino-acid sequence is MDTLRKLKTALKAALDKKAENPVVIDLRELTTLADYFVVLSASSDTHARTIADEIKKKLKETGILPLSMEGYETANWILLDYGDVIIHIFRPEFRELYNLESLWMDAPRVEVSELVSEEAEV
- a CDS encoding outer membrane protein assembly factor BamD, producing the protein MSLKNWMFFLALALAFSCERIPQTTEGLYQKGFEALKEEDWGKATNYLEKALEGELSPKEKERTKFALANAYFNDGNFEEAAIQYEEFLELYPASPFAKDALFRLGVSYLNLIKGPEWDQTFTEKAYQIFEEFLKRYPTDGRASKAKEYRKIARKILAEHELYIAGTYDMVHKFTASIRRYERVLREYSDVEPMDRLKYLLGRAYYFTSIQAEEEIGRLRRQLEKEKERLNSDNPEERRVAKSRIELIGKDIESWKRIAEENRKVGEKILSEVAKKYPNSPYGVKARRILLGERILNVEPVINPLKRSIWWKIKETL